In a genomic window of Acidobacteriota bacterium:
- a CDS encoding RNA methyltransferase: MYIYGYHPVREALRHRPAEVKRVWVAPGRGGHRRREIVDLCRRHGISVKNLAGDRLDGVVHNGFAAELAPAAAGAAADSAARPDPELLVLVEDIQDPRNLGALLRVAEGAGVGQVLIRDRGSAPLSATVAKTSVGASEWLPVERVTNSAQEIERLKKEGYWVYGLAAGGVEPWKVDLRGKAVLCFGGEEKGLRRRTEGLCDEILGLPMRGRVESLNLATAAAAVLYEAVRQRTADGEDS, from the coding sequence ATGTACATCTACGGCTACCACCCCGTTCGTGAGGCCCTGCGCCATCGTCCCGCAGAAGTGAAGCGGGTGTGGGTGGCGCCGGGGCGGGGTGGCCACCGTCGGCGAGAGATCGTCGATCTCTGCCGGCGGCACGGCATCTCGGTGAAGAACCTCGCCGGCGATCGCCTCGATGGGGTGGTCCACAACGGCTTTGCGGCGGAACTTGCGCCGGCCGCGGCGGGGGCCGCCGCCGATTCGGCCGCCCGGCCGGATCCGGAACTGCTGGTGCTGGTGGAGGACATTCAGGATCCGCGCAACCTCGGCGCGCTGCTGCGGGTGGCCGAGGGGGCGGGCGTCGGCCAAGTGCTGATCCGCGATCGCGGCTCGGCGCCGCTGTCGGCCACCGTCGCCAAAACCTCCGTCGGCGCCAGCGAGTGGTTGCCGGTGGAGCGGGTGACCAACTCGGCGCAGGAAATCGAGCGGCTCAAGAAGGAAGGTTATTGGGTGTATGGCCTGGCCGCCGGTGGGGTCGAGCCCTGGAAGGTGGATCTGCGCGGCAAGGCGGTGCTCTGCTTCGGTGGCGAGGAGAAGGGCCTGCGCCGCCGCACCGAGGGCCTGTGCGACGAAATCCTCGGCTTGCCGATGCGCGGTCGCGTCGAGTCCCTCAATTTGGCGACGGCGGCGGCGGCGGTGCTCTATGAAGCGGTTCGCCAGCGCACCGCCGACGGGGAGGATTCCTGA
- the frr gene encoding ribosome recycling factor, with the protein MLELFREIEVKMKASVDHLHHELKGLRTGRASLGMLDSVTVEYYGTPTPLNQLANLAVPEPTMITAQAYDKTQIGAIEKAIQSSGLGLNPSNDGNLIRIPIPPLTEERRKEFVKVAHDHAESARNGVRQARREGNDALKKMEKEKEIGQDDEHRGHDEIQKLHDHYIKEINSALAAKEEAIMEV; encoded by the coding sequence ATGCTAGAGCTGTTTCGAGAGATCGAAGTCAAGATGAAGGCCTCGGTGGATCATCTCCACCACGAGTTGAAGGGCCTGCGCACCGGGCGCGCCTCCCTCGGCATGCTCGACTCCGTGACGGTCGAGTACTACGGCACCCCCACGCCCCTCAACCAGCTCGCCAACCTGGCGGTGCCGGAGCCGACGATGATCACCGCCCAGGCGTACGACAAGACCCAGATCGGCGCCATCGAGAAGGCCATCCAGTCCTCCGGCCTGGGCCTCAATCCGTCGAACGACGGCAATTTGATCCGGATCCCCATCCCGCCCCTGACGGAGGAGCGGCGCAAGGAGTTCGTCAAGGTGGCCCACGACCACGCTGAATCGGCCCGCAACGGGGTGCGCCAGGCGCGCCGCGAGGGTAACGATGCCCTCAAGAAGATGGAGAAGGAGAAGGAGATCGGTCAGGACGACGAGCATCGCGGCCACGACGAGATCCAGAAGCTCCACGACCACTACATCAAAGAGATCAACTCGGCCTTGGCTGCCAAGGAAGAAGCCATCATGGAGGTCTAG
- the pyrH gene encoding UMP kinase has protein sequence MTEPRFRRILLKLSGEALMGSQSFGIDEPVVSSIAEDVREVHAMGVEVAIVIGGGNIIRGLAASHRGIDRVTGDYMGMLGTVINALALQDALEKRGVTTRVQTALDMRDVAEPFIRRRALRHLEKGRVVIFAAGTGNPFFTTDSAAALRANEIHADALLKATNVDGIYTSDPNSDPSAELLPEVTYQQVLERNLRVMDAAAISLCRDNGVPIVVFSLQQPGNPARVLRGEALGSVVRA, from the coding sequence CGAGCCACGTTTTCGGCGCATTCTGCTCAAGCTTTCCGGTGAGGCCCTGATGGGCTCCCAGTCTTTCGGGATCGACGAGCCGGTGGTTTCGAGCATCGCCGAAGACGTGCGCGAGGTGCACGCCATGGGGGTGGAGGTCGCGATCGTCATCGGCGGCGGCAACATCATCCGCGGGCTGGCGGCGAGCCACCGCGGCATCGACCGGGTGACCGGCGACTACATGGGCATGCTCGGCACGGTGATCAATGCCCTCGCCCTGCAGGACGCCCTCGAGAAGCGCGGGGTGACCACCCGTGTGCAGACGGCTCTCGACATGCGCGACGTGGCGGAACCGTTCATCCGTCGGAGGGCATTGCGCCATCTGGAGAAGGGGCGGGTGGTGATCTTCGCCGCCGGCACCGGCAACCCGTTCTTCACCACCGACAGCGCCGCCGCTCTGCGCGCCAACGAGATCCACGCCGACGCCCTATTGAAGGCGACGAACGTGGACGGCATCTACACCTCCGACCCCAACAGCGACCCCTCCGCCGAGCTGCTGCCGGAGGTGACCTACCAGCAGGTGCTGGAGCGCAATCTGCGGGTGATGGACGCGGCGGCGATCAGCCTGTGCCGCGACAACGGCGTTCCCATCGTCGTGTTCAGCCTCCAGCAGCCCGGCAATCCCGCTCGGGTGCTGCGCGGCGAAGCCTTGGGCTCCGTCGTCCGCGCGTAG